In a genomic window of Pedobacter sp. KBS0701:
- a CDS encoding beta-N-acetylhexosaminidase, with the protein MRSIFLIAMVCFCVKLSAQEINIIPQPAYIKIEENKKSFTIDTKTQIVVVDSSLLSSANFLINYVQQYYNLKLNITSVTPTKNFISLILNTRVSEFDDAYFLNTLDDGVSIIGTSKPGVFYGIQSLIQLLPTSKAEKLSIKSVSIIDHPRFDYRGMHLDVSRHFFDVAFVKQYIDYLVLHKMNYFHWHLTDDHGWRIEIKKYPKLTEIGAWRNGSIIGLWPGKGNENIKYQVLPTEVKITPKDAVLQTDGIKHGGFYTQEQIKEVVDYAAKRYITIIPEIEMPAHSMALLAAYPELGTEPNKKYEVAQTWGMMNKYNNVLQASDTTFKFLENVLTEVMDLFPSPYIHIGGDEASKIWWKQSAVSQQIMKANGLKNESELQSYFIRRMEKFVNSKGKTIIGWNEILQGGLAPNAVVMSWQGEKGGIEAAKQRHKVIMTPEIKMYFNHAQFVKEDSLTANKFSPLIDVYNYEPIPAELSAEQAKYIWGGQACLWSEYITNPAKVQYQLFPRLDALSEILWSPKEKRNYPDFQKRLKTQFKRYDLMGITYSKRYLEN; encoded by the coding sequence ATGAGAAGTATTTTTTTAATAGCAATGGTTTGTTTTTGCGTTAAACTTTCGGCACAAGAAATTAATATTATTCCGCAGCCAGCTTATATTAAAATAGAAGAAAATAAAAAATCATTTACAATAGATACAAAAACGCAAATTGTTGTAGTTGATTCGTCATTATTGAGTTCAGCTAATTTTCTAATTAATTATGTTCAACAGTATTATAATCTGAAGCTAAACATAACAAGCGTTACCCCCACCAAAAATTTCATTAGCTTAATTTTAAATACACGTGTCAGTGAATTTGATGATGCTTATTTTCTAAATACTTTAGATGATGGAGTTTCTATTATCGGCACCTCAAAACCCGGGGTATTTTATGGTATACAATCATTAATACAACTTTTACCTACCTCAAAGGCAGAAAAGTTAAGTATAAAATCGGTTTCAATTATAGATCATCCCCGTTTCGATTACCGAGGCATGCACCTCGATGTAAGCCGCCATTTTTTTGATGTAGCCTTTGTAAAACAGTACATCGACTACTTAGTGCTGCATAAAATGAATTATTTTCATTGGCATTTAACCGATGATCATGGCTGGAGAATCGAGATTAAAAAATATCCAAAACTGACTGAAATCGGTGCCTGGAGAAATGGAAGTATTATTGGTTTATGGCCGGGAAAAGGCAATGAAAACATTAAATATCAGGTATTGCCAACAGAAGTAAAGATTACGCCAAAAGATGCTGTACTCCAAACAGATGGCATTAAACATGGCGGCTTTTACACACAAGAACAGATTAAAGAGGTAGTTGATTATGCCGCCAAACGTTACATTACCATTATTCCAGAAATTGAAATGCCTGCGCACAGCATGGCCTTATTAGCTGCTTACCCTGAATTAGGCACCGAGCCCAATAAAAAATATGAAGTTGCCCAGACTTGGGGCATGATGAACAAATACAATAATGTATTACAGGCTTCTGATACCACATTTAAGTTTTTAGAAAATGTTTTAACAGAAGTAATGGACCTATTTCCATCGCCATACATCCATATTGGTGGTGATGAAGCTTCGAAAATATGGTGGAAACAATCCGCAGTTTCACAACAGATTATGAAAGCCAATGGATTGAAGAACGAAAGTGAACTACAAAGTTATTTTATCCGCAGGATGGAGAAATTTGTAAACAGTAAAGGCAAAACCATTATTGGCTGGAACGAGATTTTACAGGGAGGTCTGGCACCAAATGCGGTGGTAATGAGCTGGCAGGGCGAAAAAGGTGGTATTGAAGCCGCCAAACAGCGCCATAAAGTAATTATGACGCCTGAAATTAAAATGTATTTTAACCACGCCCAATTTGTAAAAGAAGACAGCTTAACTGCGAATAAGTTTTCGCCACTGATTGATGTTTACAATTATGAACCCATACCAGCCGAACTCTCTGCCGAACAGGCAAAGTACATTTGGGGCGGACAAGCTTGTTTGTGGAGTGAATACATTACCAATCCGGCAAAAGTACAATATCAGCTTTTCCCAAGATTAGATGCCTTAAGCGAAATTTTATGGAGTCCGAAAGAAAAACGCAATTACCCTGATTTTCAAAAGCGCTTGAAGACACAGTTCAAACGTTATGATTTAATGGGAATTACCTATTCGAAAAGATATTTAGAAAATTAG
- a CDS encoding SH3 domain-containing protein produces the protein MTRIFFLLIALSIFANRLNAQELYRVKADKLRVRESSDPKSKVIGNIGQNESITVLDANNAKFYKVKFKNREGWVSKDFVEKIAPAAKPTTPQATTAQTDATPQKSASADMYRVTADDLRVRQQADPKSKIVGYLPKNENVAVIDSSNTSFYKIKVTNGEGWVSKEFLVRVSPVKATVEKTSIAASVPQIKKDYTNIIFFVVVALILITILYFSIKYASGNKFLIGFSAIVILVIGYFCYITFIQPKVVTGTFASNEDIQYKSFNFKSKDSVTVADAYTDSIFTSKYVIEGDMIKLYDQQNTIMLLIRDDKTLIGEGFTRGTFTKK, from the coding sequence ATGACTAGAATTTTCTTCCTCCTCATCGCTCTTTCTATTTTTGCTAACCGTTTAAATGCACAAGAATTGTATCGTGTTAAGGCCGACAAATTGCGTGTAAGGGAAAGCAGCGATCCGAAAAGTAAGGTGATTGGAAATATTGGTCAAAACGAAAGCATTACGGTTTTGGATGCCAACAATGCGAAGTTTTACAAAGTAAAGTTTAAAAACCGCGAGGGCTGGGTAAGCAAGGATTTCGTCGAAAAAATTGCACCCGCGGCAAAACCAACTACTCCTCAAGCAACTACTGCACAAACCGATGCCACCCCTCAAAAGTCAGCAAGCGCCGACATGTATCGCGTAACTGCCGACGACTTAAGGGTTAGGCAACAAGCTGATCCGAAAAGCAAAATTGTAGGATATCTGCCTAAAAATGAAAATGTGGCCGTAATTGATTCATCTAATACAAGTTTCTATAAAATTAAAGTTACCAATGGTGAAGGATGGGTGAGTAAAGAATTTTTGGTCAGGGTTTCTCCTGTAAAAGCTACAGTAGAAAAAACCAGCATAGCCGCATCAGTACCTCAAATAAAAAAAGATTACACCAACATTATCTTTTTTGTAGTTGTGGCCTTAATACTCATCACTATACTATACTTTTCTATTAAATACGCCAGTGGCAACAAATTTTTGATCGGTTTTTCGGCAATTGTGATTCTGGTAATCGGGTATTTCTGTTATATTACTTTCATTCAGCCAAAAGTAGTAACAGGTACCTTTGCAAGCAATGAAGACATTCAGTACAAATCTTTCAATTTCAAATCGAAAGATTCCGTAACCGTTGCCGATGCCTATACTGATTCTATTTTTACCTCGAAATACGTTATTGAAGGTGACATGATCAAACTTTACGATCAGCAAAATACAATTATGCTACTAATCAGAGATGATAAAACGTTAATTGGCGAGGGTTTTACAAGAGGGACGTTTACAAAGAAATAA
- a CDS encoding DUF1080 domain-containing protein codes for MKLKSIYLTVLFLSIFILNVNAQKGWINLFNGKDLKDWNIKIAKHDYKENYANTFRVENGVMKVSYDEYNEFDQQYGHIFYKKPFSAYLLKVTYRFIGEQAKGGEGWATRNSGAMLHCQDPATMLKNQDFPISIEGQILGGDGEHERHTSNVCTPGTLINYNGKLFTPHCLDSKSKTYAGDQWVTAEFLVLGDSVIKHIIAGEVVLEYTKPQIGGGNVSNFDPKVKTDGKALTSGYISLQSESHPIEFKTVKLYDLEAYMKNKAKLDKVLAKILKE; via the coding sequence ATGAAATTAAAATCAATTTACCTTACTGTATTATTTCTATCCATCTTTATTTTAAATGTAAATGCCCAAAAAGGCTGGATCAACCTCTTTAATGGGAAAGATTTAAAAGACTGGAACATTAAAATTGCAAAACACGACTATAAAGAAAATTATGCCAATACATTTCGGGTAGAAAATGGTGTAATGAAAGTAAGTTATGATGAATATAATGAATTTGACCAGCAATATGGCCATATCTTCTATAAAAAACCTTTTTCTGCCTATCTTTTAAAAGTAACCTATCGTTTTATAGGCGAACAGGCTAAAGGTGGCGAAGGCTGGGCAACCCGAAACAGTGGTGCCATGTTACATTGCCAGGATCCGGCAACGATGTTAAAAAACCAGGATTTTCCGATTTCTATCGAAGGACAGATTTTAGGTGGAGATGGAGAACACGAACGCCATACCAGCAATGTGTGTACACCTGGAACATTGATAAATTATAACGGTAAATTGTTTACACCACACTGTTTAGATTCTAAATCGAAAACCTATGCAGGCGACCAATGGGTAACCGCAGAATTTTTAGTCTTAGGTGATTCTGTTATCAAACACATTATAGCAGGCGAAGTGGTTTTAGAATACACCAAACCTCAAATTGGTGGCGGCAACGTCTCTAACTTCGACCCAAAGGTTAAAACAGATGGTAAAGCATTAACATCAGGTTATATATCCTTACAAAGCGAAAGCCATCCAATAGAATTTAAAACAGTAAAACTTTATGATTTAGAAGCCTACATGAAAAATAAGGCAAAACTGGATAAAGTATTGGCTAAAATATTAAAAGAGTAA
- a CDS encoding YgcG family protein — MLHVCLFKRFTLLFFLFVTHVAIAQKAYQIKDIPDPKNNGGGYVSDPDKILGINAVSQLNSTIADFESKTNVQVAVVVVNDFDHDKEDFDFAYELFNTWGIGSKTSNNGLLLFISKERRKYRFITGTGAEGVLPDVKLKHIAEQQLIPAFRENDFATGITNTINAIGEIILKPEHKSELNQLFTQQDSNNDLENFLLPTGIIILLFWGAFKIVNRQAKNATKDKSRSGGDQYEKIGKGCAVAMMITFVTGFIFFFFGGMDLVEKIRSKDVPFILYAILALVLFGRYLFHISALRKIHNDDKNFFNSVSSFHKKNFWLIIFSPLILINMIIYLFKRVKNINRFKAVLDSKGQEMVRLDRDINIEGEPFLTRGQRKEEIVKAYDYDIWESADHKEHIIKAWPAEKYNRYTECPECTFRTYKLNKRITTRAATYSHEGQAKLINECSFCKKTEFIKWITLAMLVESSSSSGSSSGSSSSSSSSSSSSWGGGSSSGGGTGGSW, encoded by the coding sequence ATGCTCCACGTCTGCCTGTTTAAACGCTTTACCCTTCTTTTCTTTTTATTTGTTACCCATGTTGCAATTGCGCAGAAAGCTTATCAGATAAAAGACATCCCCGATCCTAAAAATAATGGCGGTGGTTATGTAAGTGACCCTGATAAAATTTTGGGTATCAATGCGGTTTCGCAACTCAATAGTACCATTGCCGATTTCGAGAGTAAAACCAATGTGCAAGTGGCAGTGGTGGTGGTTAACGATTTCGATCATGATAAAGAGGATTTCGACTTTGCTTATGAGCTCTTCAATACCTGGGGAATAGGCTCAAAAACCAGCAACAATGGTTTGTTGTTATTTATTTCGAAGGAGCGCCGTAAATACAGGTTTATTACAGGTACAGGTGCCGAAGGTGTTTTACCTGATGTAAAGCTTAAACATATTGCTGAACAGCAGCTTATACCGGCTTTTAGAGAAAATGATTTTGCCACCGGAATTACCAATACCATTAATGCCATTGGCGAGATTATCTTAAAACCTGAGCATAAATCGGAGCTCAACCAATTGTTCACTCAGCAGGATAGCAATAATGATTTAGAAAATTTCTTACTACCTACCGGGATAATCATCCTGCTTTTTTGGGGTGCATTCAAAATTGTGAACCGGCAGGCTAAAAATGCTACAAAAGATAAATCCAGGTCAGGTGGAGACCAATATGAAAAGATTGGGAAAGGCTGTGCGGTGGCGATGATGATCACTTTTGTAACCGGCTTTATATTCTTCTTTTTTGGTGGAATGGATCTGGTTGAAAAAATAAGATCAAAAGATGTTCCGTTTATTCTGTATGCTATTTTGGCTCTTGTACTTTTCGGCAGGTACCTTTTCCACATTTCAGCATTGCGGAAAATACACAATGACGATAAAAACTTTTTTAATTCGGTAAGTAGTTTTCATAAAAAGAATTTTTGGCTGATCATTTTTTCTCCCCTTATTTTAATCAACATGATCATCTATTTATTTAAAAGGGTTAAAAACATTAACCGCTTTAAAGCAGTACTTGATAGTAAGGGCCAGGAAATGGTACGTTTGGATAGGGATATCAATATTGAAGGCGAACCTTTTTTAACAAGGGGCCAACGCAAAGAAGAGATAGTAAAAGCTTATGATTACGATATTTGGGAAAGTGCCGACCATAAAGAACATATCATTAAGGCATGGCCTGCAGAAAAATACAATCGCTATACCGAATGCCCTGAATGTACTTTTAGAACTTATAAACTAAATAAACGCATAACCACAAGAGCGGCAACCTACAGCCATGAAGGCCAGGCAAAATTGATAAACGAATGTAGTTTTTGTAAAAAAACAGAATTTATTAAATGGATTACATTAGCCATGTTGGTTGAATCGAGCTCCTCTTCCGGTTCGTCTTCGGGAAGCAGTAGTTCTTCCTCTTCATCGAGCAGCAGCAGCTGGGGTGGTGGCAGCAGCAGTGGTGGCGGTACGGGAGGCAGCTGGTAG
- a CDS encoding DUF779 domain-containing protein, which produces MIKRIDSTEKAKELIAILKEKHGELMFYQAGGCCEGTQPQCFEKGGYYLRMRDVCLGEIEACEFWVDRDLFEYWKFSHFTLDVLDGFGVGGFSLETPLQKTFKIHYRLFSEEELKDLTPIKTAE; this is translated from the coding sequence ATGATCAAGCGAATAGACAGTACAGAAAAAGCAAAAGAGCTGATTGCGATACTCAAAGAAAAGCATGGAGAACTGATGTTTTACCAGGCTGGTGGATGTTGTGAAGGTACACAGCCACAATGCTTCGAAAAAGGAGGCTACTACCTGCGGATGCGCGATGTTTGTTTAGGTGAAATAGAAGCTTGCGAGTTTTGGGTAGACAGAGACCTGTTCGAGTATTGGAAATTCTCACACTTTACTTTGGATGTGCTGGATGGATTTGGTGTAGGTGGTTTTTCGTTAGAAACCCCACTTCAAAAAACCTTTAAGATCCATTACCGCCTATTCTCTGAAGAAGAATTAAAAGATTTAACTCCAATTAAAACGGCGGAGTAA
- a CDS encoding AraC family transcriptional regulator has protein sequence MQHTLNQVNLSASETLQTLVENRTSYTLERCELNVFETYTESYKVPLTFNDFVITSMLRGKKVMHLFDKKGFDYFPGQTVIVPPAVTMEIDFPEASNLNPTQCIALAIDQEQIQKTISYLNEFFPKEGSNEKWLLNYDEYHFYNNEEIAYLINKVIRICSERTKEKDVLADLTLKELLVRIMQTQNLKTISDEGYNLNQNPLAFVLNYIKSNLNEKISINSLSDKACMSKATFYRLFKRELGISPNDFILAEKINKAKTLLTQPGAKVASISYELGFNDANYFIRAFKKIVGITPGTYQMQVAKQIIH, from the coding sequence ATGCAACATACATTAAATCAGGTAAATCTCAGTGCATCGGAAACCTTGCAAACTTTGGTAGAGAACAGAACCTCTTATACCTTAGAGCGTTGCGAATTGAATGTTTTCGAAACCTATACCGAATCGTATAAAGTTCCGCTTACTTTTAATGATTTTGTGATTACGAGCATGCTGAGGGGCAAAAAGGTAATGCATTTGTTTGATAAGAAAGGTTTTGATTATTTTCCTGGCCAAACCGTTATTGTTCCGCCCGCCGTTACCATGGAAATTGATTTTCCGGAAGCTTCGAATCTTAATCCCACCCAGTGTATCGCTCTGGCTATAGATCAGGAGCAGATCCAAAAAACAATTTCTTATTTGAACGAGTTTTTCCCGAAAGAAGGCAGCAATGAGAAATGGCTGCTAAACTACGATGAGTATCATTTTTATAACAATGAGGAGATTGCCTATCTTATCAATAAGGTAATCAGGATCTGCTCTGAACGGACAAAAGAAAAAGATGTATTGGCCGATTTGACTTTAAAAGAACTGCTGGTGCGCATTATGCAGACCCAAAATCTTAAAACGATTAGCGATGAAGGTTATAACCTCAATCAAAACCCATTGGCTTTTGTACTGAATTACATTAAATCTAACCTTAACGAGAAGATCAGTATTAACAGTTTGAGCGATAAGGCCTGTATGAGCAAGGCAACCTTTTATAGGTTGTTTAAGCGCGAACTGGGTATTAGTCCTAACGATTTTATCCTGGCAGAAAAAATTAACAAAGCCAAGACCTTACTTACCCAGCCTGGGGCAAAAGTGGCTTCGATAAGTTATGAACTTGGTTTTAACGATGCCAATTATTTTATCAGGGCATTTAAAAAGATTGTAGGCATTACACCGGGTACTTATCAGATGCAGGTGGCAAAACAGATTATCCACTAA
- a CDS encoding aldehyde dehydrogenase family protein — translation MENLIEKPSFKSHYDNYIGGKFVAPVKGAYFDNISPIDGKVFTKAAQSTKEDLELAVDAAHEAFKTWSKTSSTERSIILNKIAQRMEDNLEYLATVETVDNGKAIRETLAADLPLGVDHFRYFAGVIRAEEGSLSELDQHTVSLIVHEPIGVVAQIIPWNFPLLMGIWKLAPALAAGNCVVLKPAESTPVSIMVLMELIGDLLPPGVINVVNGFGAELGRALVTNPKISKAAFTGSTPTGRLVMQYATENIIPVTLELGGKSPNIFFSSVMAEDDAFLDKAVEGAVMFALNQGEICTCPSRLLIQEDIYEKFIAKVIERTEAIKIGSPLDKTVMMGAQASKIQYEKIAQYIKLGKEEGAEVLTGGEVNELPGELGGGYYIKPTIFKGHNKMRIFQEEIFGPVLAVTTFKTVEEAIEIANDTLYGLGAGVWTRDAHELYQVPRAIQAGRVWVNQYHAYPAGAPFGGYKQSGVGRENHKMMLGHYRQTKNMLISYDKNKLGFF, via the coding sequence ATGGAAAATTTAATTGAAAAACCCTCATTCAAAAGCCATTACGATAATTACATTGGGGGGAAATTTGTAGCCCCTGTAAAAGGTGCTTACTTCGATAACATATCGCCGATAGATGGTAAAGTTTTTACTAAAGCAGCACAATCCACAAAGGAAGATTTAGAATTAGCGGTTGATGCCGCACATGAGGCATTTAAAACCTGGAGCAAAACCTCTTCAACCGAAAGAAGCATCATTTTGAACAAGATTGCACAGCGGATGGAAGATAACCTCGAATACCTGGCAACTGTTGAAACTGTAGATAACGGAAAAGCAATTAGGGAAACCTTAGCTGCCGATTTACCCTTAGGCGTAGACCATTTCAGGTATTTCGCAGGAGTAATCCGTGCCGAAGAAGGTTCACTTTCAGAACTTGATCAACATACTGTTTCATTAATCGTACATGAGCCGATTGGTGTGGTGGCGCAAATTATTCCTTGGAATTTTCCACTGTTAATGGGCATCTGGAAACTTGCCCCTGCCCTTGCAGCGGGAAACTGTGTGGTGTTAAAACCGGCAGAGAGTACACCAGTTTCCATTATGGTTTTAATGGAATTAATCGGCGATTTATTGCCTCCGGGAGTAATAAATGTGGTAAATGGTTTTGGCGCTGAACTTGGACGTGCCTTAGTGACTAATCCTAAAATTTCGAAAGCAGCATTTACAGGCTCTACCCCAACGGGCAGATTGGTCATGCAATATGCAACTGAAAATATCATCCCGGTTACACTGGAACTAGGCGGAAAATCGCCTAACATTTTCTTCAGTTCGGTAATGGCAGAAGATGATGCCTTTTTAGATAAAGCGGTAGAAGGTGCGGTAATGTTTGCTTTAAACCAGGGCGAAATTTGTACCTGCCCATCGCGTTTATTGATACAGGAAGATATTTACGAAAAATTTATTGCCAAAGTAATCGAGAGAACAGAAGCGATAAAAATCGGTAGTCCTTTGGATAAAACGGTAATGATGGGTGCGCAAGCTTCGAAAATCCAATACGAAAAAATTGCGCAATACATTAAATTAGGTAAAGAAGAAGGTGCAGAAGTATTAACTGGTGGAGAGGTAAACGAGCTCCCTGGCGAATTGGGTGGCGGTTATTACATCAAACCGACCATCTTTAAGGGCCATAACAAAATGAGGATTTTCCAGGAGGAAATTTTCGGTCCGGTATTGGCCGTTACTACCTTTAAAACAGTAGAAGAAGCCATTGAAATTGCAAACGACACTTTGTATGGTTTAGGTGCCGGTGTTTGGACGCGCGATGCGCATGAACTTTATCAGGTACCGAGAGCCATTCAGGCAGGTCGTGTTTGGGTAAATCAATATCACGCTTATCCTGCAGGTGCTCCTTTTGGTGGCTACAAGCAATCGGGAGTGGGCAGAGAAAACCACAAAATGATGTTAGGCCATTATCGCCAGACCAAAAATATGCTGATTTCTTACGATAAAAATAAATTAGGTTTCTTTTAG
- a CDS encoding S41 family peptidase translates to MMKAKSVNKGKVNWDSLYNSSIKSAATCKTIRDTYPIITDALKGLEDAHSRFYAPEIVKEYLLGYRATGQEFPVIKGDFLENKYAYVTLPEIGSYNFDDWNEYVDTFYRRLTELQKHNPKGWILDLRDNIGGMFYPMYAAISPLLNDQKVIATKDAKGEITYFSYKNGKFYEGKNLAHQFNLKNKGVNTVTKPLVILINKKTGSSGEFAAISFAGQKNVKFIGENTQGLTSGNQEYKLSDGAFLVLTIGNTVDRNQKEYTKIGEGLSPDFKIETSGKQAETNQLYMSKAIEVLNTSK, encoded by the coding sequence ATGATGAAAGCAAAATCGGTTAATAAGGGCAAAGTCAACTGGGATTCACTATATAATTCCTCTATAAAATCGGCTGCTACCTGCAAAACCATAAGAGATACGTATCCTATTATTACCGATGCCCTTAAAGGGCTAGAAGATGCGCACTCAAGGTTTTATGCTCCGGAAATTGTAAAAGAATATTTGCTCGGTTACAGAGCAACTGGACAGGAATTTCCTGTTATTAAGGGTGACTTTTTAGAAAACAAATATGCTTACGTTACTTTACCAGAAATTGGAAGTTATAATTTTGATGACTGGAATGAATATGTAGATACCTTCTATAGGCGATTAACCGAACTTCAAAAACACAATCCTAAAGGCTGGATACTAGATTTGAGGGATAATATTGGCGGAATGTTTTACCCCATGTATGCCGCTATTTCCCCGCTTTTAAATGATCAAAAGGTAATTGCAACTAAAGATGCTAAAGGAGAAATTACATATTTCTCTTACAAAAACGGCAAATTTTACGAAGGGAAAAACCTTGCTCATCAATTTAACCTTAAAAACAAAGGCGTTAATACAGTAACTAAACCCCTGGTGATCCTCATCAACAAGAAAACAGGAAGTTCAGGCGAGTTTGCGGCCATCTCATTTGCCGGACAAAAAAACGTGAAATTCATTGGAGAAAACACTCAAGGATTAACTTCAGGGAATCAGGAGTATAAATTAAGCGATGGTGCATTTTTAGTACTTACCATCGGAAATACAGTAGATAGAAACCAAAAAGAATATACTAAAATTGGGGAAGGGCTTAGTCCTGATTTTAAAATAGAAACATCTGGTAAACAAGCAGAAACAAATCAGTTATACATGAGTAAAGCAATTGAAGTTTTAAATACCAGCAAATAA
- the rpsA gene encoding 30S ribosomal protein S1 produces the protein MAKKQVAEKELAAKTAELQGEGGRLTEKETIESEADSVSIESIKSSLATPTEDFDWDADEKVFGNYNDADRKKFEDMYAGTFNQITKGEIISGIVVSINNKDVVLNVGFKSDGLVSTSEFRDTPDLKIGDSVDVFVEAPEDANGQLILSRKRAKTQRSWEAINEALENDRIINGFVKSRTKGGLIVDIMGVEAFLPGSQIDIKPIRDYDVYVGKTMEFKVVKINHEFKNVVVSHKVLIEDDLESQKVEIVSKLEKGQVLEGTVKNITDFGVFIDLGGVDGLLHITDISWGRIEHPKEVLSLDEKINVVVLDFDDEKKRIALGLKQLTPHPWENLSTDIQVGSKVKGKIVTVADYGAFLEIIPGVEGLIHVSEMSWSQNLRNPQEFLKVGDEIEAEVLTLDRDERKMSLGIKQLSNDPWQEVAAKFPVGSKHQATVKNMTNFGVFVEIEEGIDGLIHISDLSWSKKVNHPNEFTKVGDVLDVVVLELDVDNRKLSLGHKQLEENPWDTFETIFTLDSVHQGTVVKVTDKGAVIALPYGVEGFVPTKHMVKEDGTSVKAEETNDFKIIEFNKEAKRIVVSHARIWEEVKAEAVAEERNAKKKEAKAAVTAVKKVKDSVEKSTLGDLDVLAQLKSQLEGEESKAKKG, from the coding sequence ATGGCTAAAAAACAAGTAGCAGAAAAAGAATTAGCAGCTAAAACAGCTGAACTTCAGGGAGAAGGCGGACGCCTGACTGAAAAAGAAACTATTGAATCAGAAGCTGATTCAGTTTCGATCGAATCGATCAAATCATCATTAGCTACACCAACCGAGGATTTCGATTGGGATGCAGATGAAAAAGTTTTCGGTAATTACAATGATGCAGACCGTAAAAAGTTTGAAGATATGTATGCCGGAACATTCAATCAGATCACTAAAGGTGAAATCATCAGCGGTATCGTTGTTTCAATCAACAACAAAGATGTAGTATTAAACGTAGGTTTCAAATCAGACGGTTTAGTTTCTACTTCTGAATTCCGTGATACACCGGATCTTAAAATCGGCGATTCAGTTGACGTTTTCGTTGAAGCACCAGAAGATGCTAACGGTCAATTGATCCTTTCCCGCAAAAGAGCAAAAACCCAAAGATCATGGGAAGCGATTAACGAGGCTCTTGAAAATGATAGAATCATCAACGGTTTCGTTAAGAGCCGTACTAAAGGTGGTTTAATTGTTGACATCATGGGCGTTGAAGCTTTCTTACCAGGATCTCAAATTGATATTAAACCTATCCGCGATTACGATGTATACGTGGGTAAAACAATGGAATTCAAAGTTGTTAAAATTAACCATGAGTTTAAAAACGTAGTAGTTTCTCATAAAGTGTTAATTGAAGACGATTTAGAAAGCCAAAAAGTAGAGATCGTTTCTAAATTAGAAAAAGGTCAGGTATTGGAAGGTACTGTTAAAAACATTACTGATTTCGGTGTATTCATCGATTTAGGTGGTGTTGATGGTTTACTTCACATTACTGATATTTCTTGGGGCCGCATAGAGCATCCAAAAGAAGTATTGTCATTAGATGAAAAAATCAACGTGGTTGTTTTAGATTTCGATGATGAGAAAAAACGTATCGCTTTAGGCTTAAAACAATTAACTCCACACCCTTGGGAAAACTTAAGTACTGACATCCAGGTTGGTTCTAAAGTAAAAGGAAAAATCGTAACTGTTGCAGATTACGGTGCTTTCTTAGAAATCATCCCAGGTGTTGAAGGTTTAATCCACGTTTCTGAAATGAGCTGGTCACAAAACTTAAGAAATCCACAAGAGTTCTTAAAAGTTGGTGATGAGATCGAAGCTGAAGTTTTAACTTTAGACAGAGACGAGCGCAAAATGAGCTTAGGTATTAAACAATTATCTAACGATCCATGGCAAGAAGTTGCTGCTAAATTCCCAGTTGGAAGCAAGCACCAGGCAACAGTTAAAAACATGACTAACTTCGGTGTATTTGTTGAAATCGAAGAAGGTATTGATGGATTAATCCACATCTCTGACTTATCTTGGTCTAAAAAAGTAAACCACCCTAACGAATTCACTAAAGTTGGTGACGTATTAGACGTAGTTGTTTTAGAATTAGATGTTGATAACCGCAAATTAAGCTTAGGTCACAAACAATTAGAAGAAAACCCTTGGGATACTTTCGAAACGATCTTTACTTTAGATTCGGTTCACCAGGGTACTGTTGTTAAAGTAACTGATAAAGGTGCTGTTATTGCTTTACCTTATGGTGTAGAAGGTTTCGTACCAACTAAACACATGGTTAAAGAAGATGGTACTTCAGTTAAAGCTGAAGAAACCAATGACTTCAAAATCATTGAATTCAACAAAGAAGCAAAACGTATCGTAGTATCTCACGCCCGTATCTGGGAAGAGGTTAAAGCTGAAGCTGTAGCAGAAGAAAGAAATGCTAAGAAAAAAGAAGCTAAAGCTGCTGTAACTGCGGTTAAAAAAGTTAAAGATTCTGTAGAGAAATCTACTTTAGGAGACTTAGACGTATTGGCTCAATTGAAATCGCAATTAGAAGGCGAAGAAAGCAAAGCTAAAAAAGGCTAG